A genome region from Triticum aestivum cultivar Chinese Spring chromosome 2B, IWGSC CS RefSeq v2.1, whole genome shotgun sequence includes the following:
- the LOC123044354 gene encoding uncharacterized protein, translating into MEKERNQGFFAALKEEVVRGLSPARSRGKTPARSASPARMLIPRRRKAPPPPPEKQMEQQQYLPEQLIARSGSLRPGGEVLEPLIEGPDADRLAAGDFVGEDSGRREGFGHWVRGHLTRTPSMASGSTGPGGSSGSFRHSDLRLLLGVMGAPLAPISSNLADPLPLLSIKGTPIESSSAQYILQQYMAASGGYKMLQSVRNAYAMGKVRMVASEFETATRVVKNRGPSGRGAAAVEQGGFVLWTMAPGMWYVELAVGGSKVHAGCNGRLVWRHTPWLGAHAAKGPVRPLRRVLQGLDPLTTAGLFAEARCVGEKKVNGEDCFILKLSADPQTLKLRSEGPAEIIRHVLFGYFSQRTGLIVHIEDSHLTRIQPHSGGDAVYWETTISSCLEDYRAVEGIMIAHAGRSAVTLFRFGEAAMSHTKTRMEEAWSIEEVAFNVPGLSVDCFIPPADIRSGSVGEACELPPHGDRAKSTAVHPARVAAAAERTHAHGVNAGSGGRGEKIVWRVEV; encoded by the exons ATGGAGAAGGAGAGGAATCAGGGGTTCTTCGCCGCTCTAAAGGAGGAGGTGGTGCGGGGGCTGTCGCCGGCGAGGTCCCGCGGGAAGACCCCGGCCAGGAGCGCGTCGCCGGCAAGAATGCTGATCCCGCGCCGTCgcaaggcgccgccgccgccgccggagaagcAGATGGAGCAGCAGCAGTACCTTCCGGAGCAGCTCATAGCGCGCTCTGGCAGCCTCCGACCGGGTGGCGAGGTGCTCGAGCCGCTCATTGAGGGCCCCGACGCCgaccgcctcgccgccggcgacttcGTCGGAGAGGACTCCGGCCGGCGGGAGGGGTTCGGTCACTGGGTCCGCGGCCACCTGACGCGCACCCCGTCCATGGCCTCCGGCTCCACCGGCCCTGGCGGTTCGAGCGGCTCGTTCCGGCACTCcgacctccgcctcctcctcggcgTCATGGGCGCTCCGCTCGCGCCCATCTCGTCCAACCTGGCCGACCCGCTGCCCCTCCTCTCCATCAAGGGCACCCCCATT GAGTCGTCGTCCGCGCAGTACATCCTGCAGCAGTACATGGCGGCGTCCGGCGGCTACAAGATGCTGCAGTCGGTGAGGAACGCGTACGCCATGGGCAAGGTGCGGATGGTGGCGTCCGAGTTCGAGACGGCCACGCGCGTCGTCAAGAACCGCGGGCCGAGCGGCCGCGGCGCCGCTGCCGTCGAGCAGGGCGGCTTCGTGCTGTGGACGATGGCCCCCGGCATGTGGTACGTCGAGCTCGCCGTCGGCGGCAGCAAGGTCCACGCCGGCTGCAACGGCCGCCTTGTCTGGCGCCACACCCCTTGGCTCGGCGCCCACGCCGCGAAAGGCCCGGTTCGCCCCCTCCGCCGCGTCCTGCAG GGTCTTGATCCGCTTACCACAGCCGGCCTGTTCGCGGAGGCGCGTTGCGTGGGCGAGAAGAAGGTGAACGGCGAGGACTGCTTCATCCTGAAGCTGTCGGCGGACCCGCAGACGCTGAAGCTGCGGAGCGAGGGGCCGGCGGAGATCATCCGGCACGTGCTGTTCGGCTACTTCAGCCAGCGCACCGGGCTCATCGTGCACATCGAGGACTCGCACCTGACCCGCATCCAGCCGCACTCCGGCGGCGACGCCGTGTACTGGGAGACCACCATCAGCTCGTGCCTGGAGGACTACCGCGCCGTGGAGGGCATCATGATCGCGCACGCCGGGCGGTCCGCCGTGACGCTGTTCCGGTTCGGCGAGGCGGCCATGAGCCACACCAAGACGCGGATGGAGGAGGCCTGGAGCATCGAGGAGGTGGCCTTCAACGTGCCGGGGCTGTCGGTGGACTGCTTCATCCCGCCGGCCGACATCAGGTCCGGCTCCGTGGGCGAGGCCTGCGAGCTGCCGCCGCACGGCGACCGCGCCAAGTCCACCGCCGTGCACCCCGCCCGCGTCGCGGCGGCCGCAGAGCGCACCCACGCGCACGGCGTGAATGCCGGCTCCGGAGGCCGCGGCGAGAAGATCGTGTGGAGAGTGGAAGTATAA